Proteins found in one Holophagales bacterium genomic segment:
- a CDS encoding phosphatase PAP2 family protein, producing MTGIPTRDGEARRVFGGVELRAADGVILATLALFSLLAVGFRGAVEGWSLLVAKNVGVALAVLASAAVMPRVRRPVVAFFLRTATVSLSYAYLFGAVASLQLVLHGRFQDDLVLAFEAWLFGVQPTLWLERCVTPPLTEWMMFCYVIYVPLYPVLCAVLWVRRGRAAAEEYFLALGLANVLCDAGFILFPVASPMYWMADRFRIPLDGALFTWVGELIRTHAHYAGGSLPSPHAAAATVMWVMAWKHHRPTFWLLSPVVLSLYVSTFYGRFHYVTDAVFGIATAGLAVVLTPLVQRAWGRLSGAGPDTSAACRT from the coding sequence ATGACCGGTATACCGACGAGAGACGGAGAGGCGCGGCGGGTCTTCGGAGGGGTGGAGCTGCGCGCTGCAGACGGGGTCATCCTCGCGACCCTCGCGCTCTTCAGCCTCCTCGCCGTGGGCTTCCGGGGGGCCGTCGAAGGGTGGTCCCTCCTGGTCGCGAAGAACGTTGGTGTCGCACTCGCCGTCCTCGCCTCGGCTGCCGTGATGCCGCGCGTCCGGCGCCCCGTCGTCGCGTTCTTCCTGCGGACGGCCACCGTTTCGCTCTCGTACGCCTACCTGTTCGGCGCCGTCGCCTCCCTGCAGCTGGTCCTCCACGGAAGGTTCCAGGACGACCTCGTCCTCGCGTTCGAGGCGTGGCTCTTCGGCGTCCAGCCAACGCTCTGGCTGGAGCGATGCGTCACGCCTCCCCTCACCGAGTGGATGATGTTCTGCTACGTCATCTACGTGCCTCTCTACCCCGTCCTCTGCGCGGTCCTCTGGGTCCGGCGGGGCCGGGCGGCGGCGGAGGAGTACTTCCTCGCGCTGGGCCTGGCGAACGTCCTCTGCGACGCCGGCTTCATCCTCTTTCCGGTCGCCAGCCCGATGTACTGGATGGCAGACCGGTTCCGTATTCCGCTCGACGGGGCGCTCTTCACGTGGGTGGGGGAGCTCATCCGGACCCATGCCCACTACGCGGGCGGATCCCTCCCGAGCCCCCACGCCGCCGCCGCGACGGTCATGTGGGTCATGGCGTGGAAGCACCACCGCCCGACGTTCTGGCTCCTCTCGCCGGTGGTCCTCTCCCTCTACGTCTCCACGTTCTACGGACGGTTCCACTACGTGACGGACGCGGTCTTCGGCATCGCGACGGC
- a CDS encoding CPBP family intramembrane metalloprotease, translating into MILRAEPASAGDLVPPVSRKSTIVVVGASVLGILFFYFGNQPTYLRHLASTFVLGRDPVFTAGLYSFAAAFVLLGLIPALIVKLVLHEPLSAYGVQLGDLSFGWKAFAVVAPVMALLSLSASRMPEFLAVYPLNRASGAGPLAFGGHALAYLAFYAGWEFGFRGFVQFGLREEIGDWNAILVQTAVSAAFHVGKPFGETLGAVLGGLVWGVIAFRSRSLLVPLLTHWVLGLSLDLFIVCR; encoded by the coding sequence GTGATTCTGCGCGCGGAGCCCGCCTCTGCCGGAGACCTCGTTCCCCCGGTCAGCCGGAAATCCACCATCGTCGTCGTCGGCGCGTCGGTCCTTGGAATCCTCTTCTTCTACTTCGGGAACCAGCCAACCTACCTCCGGCACCTGGCCTCCACGTTCGTCCTCGGGCGAGACCCGGTCTTCACCGCCGGGCTCTACTCATTCGCCGCGGCCTTCGTCCTCCTGGGCCTGATTCCCGCCCTGATCGTGAAGCTCGTGTTGCATGAGCCGCTCTCGGCCTACGGGGTGCAGCTGGGCGACCTCTCCTTCGGATGGAAGGCCTTCGCCGTGGTCGCTCCGGTCATGGCTCTCCTGAGCCTTTCGGCGTCCCGGATGCCGGAGTTCCTCGCCGTCTACCCGCTGAACCGGGCCTCCGGTGCGGGGCCGCTCGCGTTCGGGGGCCACGCCCTCGCGTACCTCGCTTTCTACGCGGGCTGGGAGTTCGGCTTCCGGGGGTTCGTCCAGTTCGGTCTGCGCGAGGAGATCGGGGACTGGAACGCCATCCTCGTCCAGACCGCCGTCTCGGCCGCCTTCCACGTCGGAAAGCCCTTCGGCGAGACGCTCGGTGCCGTCCTGGGCGGTCTCGTGTGGGGCGTCATCGCGTTCCGTTCGCGGTCCCTGCTCGTTCCCCTCCTGACGCACTGGGTGCTCGGACTCTCGCTCGACCTCTTCATCGTGTGCCGCTAG
- a CDS encoding NAD-dependent epimerase/dehydratase family protein: protein MASLLARGRTVRALARPTSKRSAAERLEWVEGDILDRASLRRALEGCSEVFHLAAYARNWAKDPSTFSRLNVGGTRNVFEAAAESGVRRIVYTSTVVVFGPTTKGVVGNEATPRSTPRFLTEYEETKSVAEREALEMAARGVPIVVVHPTRVFGPGKRTEGNSVSLMIDEYDRGRFPVVPGSGENVGNYAFVDDLVEGHLLAMEKGRVAERYILGGENISLRGLLRLVDELTGKRHIQIGLPRPVAVSYARLEKLKAEWFGLYPRITPGWVETFLEDWAYSSAKAETELGYRITPLREGVRRTLDWLHGQGGGR, encoded by the coding sequence GTGGCGTCCCTCCTGGCCCGGGGTCGAACCGTACGGGCGCTGGCGCGCCCGACGAGCAAGAGATCCGCCGCCGAGCGACTGGAGTGGGTGGAAGGCGACATCCTGGATCGCGCCTCGCTCCGCCGCGCGCTGGAAGGCTGTTCGGAGGTCTTTCACCTCGCCGCCTATGCCCGGAACTGGGCGAAGGACCCTTCGACGTTCTCCCGGCTCAACGTCGGGGGGACCCGGAACGTCTTCGAAGCCGCGGCGGAGTCCGGCGTACGGCGCATCGTCTACACGTCGACGGTGGTCGTCTTCGGGCCGACGACGAAGGGGGTCGTCGGGAACGAGGCGACGCCGAGGTCGACGCCGCGCTTTCTCACGGAATACGAGGAGACCAAGTCCGTTGCCGAGCGGGAGGCCCTGGAAATGGCCGCCCGGGGCGTCCCCATCGTGGTCGTACACCCGACGCGGGTCTTTGGTCCGGGAAAGCGGACCGAGGGTAACTCGGTGTCGCTGATGATCGACGAGTACGACCGCGGGAGGTTCCCGGTCGTCCCCGGCAGCGGCGAGAACGTCGGGAACTACGCGTTCGTGGACGACCTCGTCGAGGGGCATCTCCTCGCGATGGAGAAGGGCCGGGTGGCCGAGCGGTACATCCTCGGAGGCGAGAACATCTCGCTGAGAGGTCTCCTGCGGCTCGTGGACGAGCTGACGGGGAAGAGGCACATCCAGATCGGGCTGCCTCGGCCGGTCGCGGTGTCCTACGCACGCCTCGAGAAGCTGAAGGCCGAATGGTTCGGTCTCTATCCCCGGATCACGCCCGGATGGGTCGAGACGTTCCTCGAGGATTGGGCCTATTCCAGCGCGAAAGCCGAGACGGAGCTCGGCTACCGGATCACGCCTCTTCGGGAGGGTGTGCGCCGGACGCTGGACTGGCTGCACGGCCAGGGCGGCGGCCGGTGA